From Bacillota bacterium, the proteins below share one genomic window:
- a CDS encoding PLP-dependent aminotransferase family protein → MNYNEFWAKRAQGMRSSAIRDAFSVAEESQAISFAGGFPAKETFPVELIQEIHAKMLREDNSAALQYGPTEGLKELRLLIAEQMQSEGVDCDWENILITSGSQQGLDLIAKVMVDPGDVVLVEMPGYIGGLSAVNNYEAELVGIPLDEEGIRTDLLESKLTELRMRGRRVKFVYVVPNFHNPTGATLSLSRRQELLRVAEEYNLIILEDNPYGQLRFTGESLPHLKALDENNRVVYLGSFSKVFSPGVRVGWLVGDKEVVRKLTIAKQGTDLCSPSYGQKLVAEVLKAKVLPEHIASLRSVYAARRDAMLEALARFMPQGCTWTRPEGGFFVWLQLPAGIDAQRMLPAAIEEGVAYVSGGPFHVDNIGQNTIRLAYSQVTPEEITEGVRRLARAVKGVLKLPVNF, encoded by the coding sequence ATGAACTATAACGAGTTTTGGGCGAAGCGAGCACAGGGTATGCGTTCATCGGCTATCCGGGATGCCTTTAGTGTTGCTGAAGAAAGTCAGGCAATCTCCTTTGCCGGGGGATTTCCTGCCAAAGAGACCTTCCCCGTGGAGTTAATTCAAGAGATTCACGCCAAAATGCTTCGGGAAGATAACTCCGCGGCCCTACAGTACGGGCCTACCGAGGGTCTGAAGGAACTCAGGTTGCTGATCGCAGAGCAGATGCAGTCCGAGGGAGTGGACTGTGACTGGGAAAACATCCTGATTACCAGCGGCTCACAGCAGGGACTGGATCTGATCGCCAAGGTAATGGTGGATCCCGGTGATGTGGTGCTGGTGGAGATGCCCGGATATATCGGGGGGCTATCCGCGGTCAATAACTACGAGGCGGAGCTAGTTGGCATTCCCTTGGATGAAGAGGGGATCCGCACCGATCTCTTGGAAAGTAAGCTGACGGAGCTGAGGATGCGGGGCCGACGGGTAAAGTTTGTCTATGTAGTTCCCAACTTCCATAATCCCACGGGAGCAACTTTGTCCCTATCCCGCCGGCAGGAACTGCTCCGGGTGGCGGAGGAATATAACCTGATCATCCTCGAGGATAATCCCTATGGACAGCTGAGATTTACCGGGGAATCCCTGCCCCATCTCAAGGCCCTCGATGAAAACAATCGAGTGGTCTACTTGGGCTCCTTCTCCAAGGTATTTAGTCCCGGAGTTCGGGTTGGGTGGCTGGTAGGGGACAAGGAAGTGGTGAGAAAACTCACCATTGCCAAGCAGGGAACGGATCTGTGTTCCCCTTCCTACGGCCAGAAGCTGGTGGCTGAGGTACTGAAGGCCAAGGTTTTGCCAGAGCACATCGCATCGCTCCGGTCGGTGTACGCGGCCCGAAGGGATGCCATGCTAGAGGCTTTGGCTCGGTTCATGCCCCAGGGCTGTACTTGGACTCGGCCTGAGGGAGGTTTCTTCGTTTGGCTGCAGCTGCCTGCGGGCATCGACGCGCAAAGGATGTTACCCGCGGCCATCGAAGAGGGTGTGGCCTATGTCAGCGGTGGTCCCTTTCACGTCGATAACATCGGCCAGAATACCATTCGTCTTGCCTATTCCCAAGTAACCCCGGAGGAAATCACTGAAGGAGTGAGGAGGCTGGCACGGGCAGTCAAAGGAGTACTCAAATTGCCTGTCAATTTCTAA
- a CDS encoding divergent PAP2 family protein, whose protein sequence is MSAWRNLMNKDLPILQVCFVAWFVAQVLKTVLHAFRHRQLDLRRLVGAGGMPSSHSALVCSLSTAVALKEGIDSTLFAISVVLSLIVMYDAAGVRRAAGRQARILNQMVVDFYQNRELHPERLKELLGHTPYEVLAGALLGIAIPLLYAR, encoded by the coding sequence TTGTCTGCTTGGAGGAATTTAATGAACAAGGATCTACCTATTTTACAGGTCTGCTTTGTCGCTTGGTTTGTAGCTCAGGTGTTGAAGACCGTTCTTCATGCCTTTCGCCATAGACAGTTGGATTTGCGTCGCCTGGTGGGCGCGGGAGGAATGCCCAGTTCCCACTCGGCGCTGGTGTGCTCCCTCTCCACTGCCGTGGCACTGAAGGAAGGGATTGATTCAACGCTTTTTGCCATTAGCGTTGTCTTGTCCTTAATTGTAATGTACGACGCGGCGGGGGTGCGAAGGGCTGCAGGACGTCAAGCCCGGATTTTGAACCAGATGGTGGTGGATTTCTACCAGAACAGAGAACTGCACCCGGAGCGGTTGAAGGAGCTGCTGGGACACACGCCCTACGAAGTCCTTGCCGGGGCGCTCTTGGGAATAGCGATTCCGCTGTTGTATGCCCGGTAA